Within Anolis sagrei isolate rAnoSag1 chromosome 3, rAnoSag1.mat, whole genome shotgun sequence, the genomic segment ATTAGCCAGAGATCTATCAGTTGGCCTTAGTTTGCCTTTCATCCCCTGGGCTAATGTGCAGAACGGAGATTATCCCATGTATGGAGAATGGCTTTCCCAAGTGTTAGTCTGAGGCATGCATCATTCTGTTGTGTACGTTACAGTACAGTGGAGCTGTTGTTATAGGGATATATCTTCAACTACATAGATGTTTTATCATTTAGTGCAGACCCACGTCTTTGCCAGATGTTTTGTCTGTGACTTGAAGAGTTGAGGGTTGGCACATGCAGTGTTTTAGATATAATTTTGAACCTTAGGAAAACAGCTTTCCTTTCTCCTGAATGAATTTTTAAGGCTACCGCATAGTGTAGGAGCAAGGTGATTAATTATATTTTTCACACTGAAGGATCTTAATGAGAGACACCAGCACAGTTTAataaaaaaggagaggaaatctTGAAATATAGGCAATATCTTCTTAACATCGACTGCTGTTTTGTATCACAGTTATTGATTCATAACCTAGATTTAACTCTGTATTCAGTAACGCTACATAGTtacaatcatagcactataatcaCAATTATAAATATACCCCAACAAGCCTTCCTTTCTAGTCAGCAGCCGCAGTGACCAATGATGTTCTGTTCAGCTTCAAATCAGGGCTCAAGGAGGATGTCATTTCCAGTCCCCTTCCACCAGCAAGTGAAGCTGCAACAATTGGAAACAGAACTCCAGTTCAATTCCTCATCACAGTTTCGGAGCCCTCgggggcacagtgggttaaacccttatgacggcaggactaaagaccaacaggtcggagattcaaatccggggggaGCAGGTTAagttccttctgtcagctccagctccccatgcagggacatgagagaagcctcccataaggatggcaaaacatcaaaacatccgggtgtcccctgggcaacattcttgcagacagccaattctctcacacgagaagcaacttgcagtttctcaagttgctcctgacatgaaaaaaaatcacagtctCATTAGATGGTAAGAGAGCGCTGGAAACATCTTCCGCCTTGCAGCTTGTTAACCAGCTGAACAGACCCCCTTTGACTGATATGTCTCTTGGCTCTTAAGGTTGAGGGAAGGGGCAGGAGATTGGGCCAAGAGATGCTAGTTAGGCATTCATAATTAAATACTCTGATGCAGGATATTGGTGAAAAGTTCTCATTTTTAAATTACGttatttttgttccttttctgGGCTAATAAAAACTATGGATTTATGTAGTTGTATGGATATTCATATATATGAAAATGGAGGTAATTACTTACTTAATGTAGAAACCTGAGATAAAAATGACAATTTTTGtccataataaaatattttaattttgtttatcttTTCATGAAACACTGTGActtaattttcattttttccattttgttccTTTATGATAACAGGACAAAACTGCCTGAAAAATGGATATCGGTCGTAAGGTTTAATATATCAAAAATGAAGTCTAACAACTATGGAAGATATTCCTGTGTTGCAGAGTCTTTTGGTACAGACCAACGAGTAGCATATGTCATGCTACATCAGCCGGGTATGTTATTCACAAAGAGACCCAATGATTAAGGGTCTTTTCTCCCATATttacctcagttttcaaaaccttgccgaatgtaatgtgcagcagccAAAAGAGCCCTTTTTGTCATATGACCCAAAAAGTTGCACATTGCAGTTGCCTCCATCTTTGTATTCCTTTAAAAACAAGTGTTATGACACCAAAGCTTTCAGAAATGGGGAAGAAGACTTCAgggtgcatctgtgctgtagaatgaatccactttaactgccttggtttaaTGCAAAGGAGTCATGGGGGATGTATTTTGCCAGTGTCAAAGAATGCCGgaccctcaccaaactacaaatctcagagttgcagagcattgagccatgaccattaaattagagatgtcATCCTTCAAAAAGGAGCTCCAGAGGCCCCTGAAGCAGCTTCATCTTTTCTTTGACTCAGCATTAAGATTACTGTATGATGTAAATCTAATTCACACCTTAATTTTAGTGAGGTCATTTACCCAAAAAGGTgaacattagattcaagtaaatagggCATGTTCCACTCTAACTGCAATGGAAGTTTAGGGGGGAGCATATAACATTCTCATACAGAAAATTTTAAttcctcaccaaattataaaCCTCACAATTCCACAGGATGGGACATGGCATTTATTGAAATCATAAAGCCCACAGATGTTTTGTAAACATCCATGACAGGCATGTTTTAAAAGTAAGCACTAGAACTTTGTTTTTCCCTTTGCCAATGCAGCTCCGAACTTTCAAGGTTATTTGATTGGAGGACTCGTTTCAGCACTATTTGTTATATTGGCAGCTCTGCTCACTTGCAAGTTTTTCAAAGTGGACATTGTTCTCTGGTACCGTGAATCTTACCAGACTGTTTTCCGGGAAAGAGGTAAGTCTGGTTCTGGGTGCCCTCTCCTGGTCAAAGGGGAAAAGTGTAGGTCTTTGCTTCTAACATTCAAAAGAGAAAACTGAATGACTTACCacatattccggcatataagatgactccagttaaaatatagagtttgggatacactcaccgtataagactacccctcttccaacacacaccaaataaaatttttaaaagcatcagatttgatttcaatatggtaattttcctattactgtacctccttctctgcctctcagatctcacacatgcatgcctgcaccacttcactgcagtcttcaggagcgagatctgagaagcAAAGGAGGatgtacagtaataggatacaagggcgagCCAGACatgtaaaagagttgtgtttttctgggcccagagccacgctatctcttttttccataccccgggtgccccggacgcctacagcttgctccgcccttcacttacaccttcccagtgaggcgccccttcacctcaccattgagaccgcattaagtccacgaatcctgattaATAGATTTTCTTCTaacatacttgtacagcgtcgcccttaatgttttcatacagtcgctgcatacggcagggatgcggccactgccatttttgagctcccccacaATTTGCatcaaccacagattctccaatgcggattggaagtttcagcactcgCTCTATAAGATGgctcctgcatataagacgacccctgacttttgagaaggttttcttgggttaaaaagtagtcttatacgccagaatatacagtaattCATGGAGGTCTTAATACTTTTGCCAATAGTGATTGGGATCGTTTCCCTATTTTTAATTTGACAGACAGGAGACTCCTTATGAAACTGCATGTATTATGCTTaataaatagattttaaaaaaataaaaagtatattaaaatatttcatcATAAACATGAGAGACCTGGTAATAAGATGAAAACTACTACAAATTTTGAGTCAGTGTTAACTCATGTAACAGTTCTGCTGCCTTTCATGTTCAGTCATCACTTGATGCTACAGTCAAGAGGAGGTAATGTATATATGAATTAGTCTTGACTCTCTAACAGGAgaaattacatttcttattttggaAGAAAAAGGTTGATTAACAAGAGATACTAAAACTCAGTGTTCTACTTTCTAGTTTCAGATGGGAAGCTCTATGATGCATATGTATTGTATCCCCGATGTTTAACAAACTGTGCATATTCATCGGATATCTTTGTCCTGAAAGCACTGCCTGAAGTCTTAGAAAAACAGTGCGGCTATAAGCTTTTTATATTTGGAAGAGATGATTTGCCAGGGCAAGGTATGTAATTTAATGAGCATCTTCATggagatagttcagaagctgcaaCTGGAGACAGTTTGGAACTAGAGATAGTATCATGGAGATAGttcagaaactgcaactggtgcgAGTTTGACATCCggattgctaactggagtgccGTATTGTGAGAGAATGACTACCatgctgcagcagctccacttgttgccagtctgcttctgggctaaatacaaagtgctggtcgatgcctataaagccctaaatggttcgggtccaGACTATTTGTCCAATCAGATCTCCATCTTGCGCACTGCagtcatcggaggaggccctgctctcggtcccatccctGTCACAAGCATGATTGGTAGGAACAAGGGAGGTGACCTTCTCCGTGATCACTTCCCGTCTATGAAACTCCctatgaaagaaataaaaatggcctctGCTCTCCTCTCCTTAAAAAACTTGAAAACGCACCTATGCCCTTTAGTGTATGGAGAGGAGAAGAACTAGGACACTTTTAATTCTATTGGAATGCTGGCTAACTGATTTATATCCCATTGTTACTATGGCACATTTTAAAGAACAACCGTGATAGCcatgtttatgttttttaaattttctcgCAGGCAATATGTTTTAAAGTTAATTATATAATGAgtataattatgttttatttgtttacttgtaTTCCGTTTTTCATTTCAATGTTAATTCTTTTATCACAAGTTCTTGGTCATTATTTTGTGTCATTTTGTATTCCTTTTAGATGTTTGTATCTATTtagggcattgaatatttgccttttttgtgagtaaaccgccctgagtccccttggggagatagagaagtctataaataataataataataataataataataataatatagaggaACATGATTCTAAATGAACCTTGAAGTACATCACTGGATGTGAAAGTTGTTATGTCTTCCTCTGCTCAGTCCTGAGTTTTCCCTCTCAGAAAATCCACAGAAAGTAATAGCAACATAATTTCTCAAACATCATAATTTTTAATGAGAATAtactaattttaaaaagtaaaagtttTGCATATGACTCagtgatatgcaggatttattccCTAACGTCTCCAAGTAGGACTTGGAAATATATGTATTTGAAATTGAATTATGCTGAGTTGGAGGTCAGAATGTCCCAAGTTGGTATAAGAAAGCTTTACATATGCAAATGTGTTTGCTTAATTGTCAAAGAAGACCCTTGATCCTTATTCTCCCCAAAGTTTAGACAAGAGGCCATGCCACTGTGAATtctggaagtttggcccaaagaACAATTTCTTCCTCCTTACACTTCAAAGCAATGAATTtgcctatgtattgtcgaaggctttcatggttggaatgactgagttgttgtaggtttttcaggctgtatggccatattctagaacatggccacacagcctgaaaaacctacaacagcccagaatTTCCTTTTACATTCATTTGGGATCTTCTTGGCTTACCAATGCAACATGAAACACCTGAAGGACACTAGGTTCAGGAGGTCCACTAAGCAATAATCTTAGTACTAGACTTACTTTATTGCCTGTACTTACACCACATTCTTGTGCCTGTTTTGTTGCTTTCTTGTCCCCACAGCTGTGGTTACGGTTGTTGATGAAACTataaaacaaagcagaagagTGATTATTGTGTTAGTTCCTGGTTCATCACCTTACAGCATTCAGGAAGCGtccactgagcatgagattgcaGTGTATGGTGCTCTTATTCGAGATGGAATTAAAGTAATACTGATTGAACTAGCAAAAATAAAAGACTACAGCAACATGGCAGAATCTATCAAATATCTTAAAAAGAAACATGGAGTGCTCACATGGCAAGGAGACTTCTCAGCCAAATCCCAAATGGCAACAACAAGGTTTTGGAAAAATGTGAGATACCAGATGCCAACAAACAAAATTTCTCCTTCCTTAGATCTTCATTTCTGGCCTGTGATGTTCAACTCTTCTCAGATCTCAGAGGGATGATACCAAGGCCACTTGTGTTCTGCAGTACAATGGATTCTGTGAGGATCCTTCATGTGCGAACATATTCCTGCCCTCCTATCAGCAGGTGTTGAAGAGTGAATACTGAACAGTTTAATTTGCACGGTTTGCACAGACTGTGAGGAGTCAGTGAGCTCTCTGGATAAATGGGAAAATGATGTGAACACTTGAACAGAAAGAGCCATTATTTTACATAGTCCTTGTTTACAGACAGAAGTGACTACATAGGAAATGGAGTGTCATTAGGTTTTTAAATCTGAAATACCAGGTTTCAAACGAACCAGTTGATAGCTGCTTTATTTGCttgtttactttttaaatgtgtcattttACAGAATCCTGGAAGGGGCAAGAATTGTTGAACAAGCTTTGCAAAGGGATCTCTGTGTTCAGATAATCACCCTGTGAAATAACTAGTACCTTTCCTTCAGAGAGAGCCTTTAATCTgataaggtaaaggcaaaggtttccccctgaaattaagtccagtcatgcccaactctgggggttggtgctcatctccatttctaagccaaagagccagctttgtctgtagacacctccaaggtcatgtggccagcataactgcttGGAGCACTGTTAATTTGATAAGGAAATGGTTAATTTTGGTCCTTTCTGCACCAAGCTCCTTGGGGATCAACAATACACCTTTTTTCCTGCTGTAACATTTCACAAACCTTCCATTTAAGTTCTGAACAGGTTCTGCCCACATCACTCATACAAGTTCCTGTGGTTTTGGGCAGCTGAGACACATGTATTCAAACAAAGTTTTTCCCCCTTTGGCCATATCCTATTAAAGCCACAATTAAGAAGAATCCTTCATTCTTCCAAAGGTTTGCTCTAAACAACACTACAACTGGTCAATAATGACCCTAGCTCCTGTCTTTCCGAGCCAGCATAATAcaagtaaaaatatttttttaaatatgtacAAACCCACTAATTGGCTGCCTTTTACCCCACACTGAATCTTGCAATGATGGTGGTGCATAAGCAACAAAAGAGGACTTTCTTCAGAATATCCAACTCAGGAGCATCGTTTTACTCACCAGCCTCTTTTCTAGGTATTCTTCtgattgtttttttaatgttcagaTCATCTTTTCTTGCCTCTCTATCTGAGTAAAGTGCCAATACATCCACTATTATGCTGGAGTTATGATGAGATTTTGAATACTATGTGTATTCCTTCTGTATCTCCCAAGGAGAAAAATTGAAACAGGAAGTTTAAATAGATGGTCCTACCAgaaagcaaatacaaccccccccccccaaaaaaacacaggTTCTTTGATTTGATTCACATTTTATTAAATGACAATGCTGACAAAAACACTGACTTACTGGATGAAATGGTTTAGTAGTAataatttctctcttttttggactgcaaatgTAATTTTTGCACAGGGTCCAATCTGCGAAACATTTCCTGATTTATACACACTTTGACCGTATATTTATTGTTACTTGCTATcacgttagccccagctttggcAAACGTATGGCTTTAATTCTTTTCTGAGGCTATGATCTGTAGAGTAGACACCCAGATATGAGTCTTCAAACTATACCCAAATACGTGAAAGTCTAGAAGGTCTAGAAAAGGGCTTCCCAacgtttggtcctccaggtgttttggacttcaactcatacaattcccaacagctggtaagatagctgagatctctgggagttgaagtccaaaacaactggaggaccaaaggttgagaagcactggtattGAAAATAACACTTTGGTAAATAATTGTTTCTATGacagaaataatatttgtatAGTTATGTAACAATTCTTGGAACTTGTGAAATACATCTATGCCACAAAATTTTTCATATTTGCCTTCATTATGACATGTAGAGTATATTGCAACATCCATACCTGAATCATTCTTTAGAGGGAACACGTGATACCACTGCTGAACCAGCTGCACTATGTTTGGTTTATTTCTGAGGCTTTGAGAGCACAAGACCAGGATACTTGAAGGACTTTGCACCCACACAATCTTGCCTCTGTCTCCGACCCCACAGATTGTCAGGAGGTACGGTTGACTAGAATCTGGGAAAACCTGTTTGCCATGGTGCCAAAGGTGTGGACATCCTTACCTTTGGAGTAGGCTCCCTCCCAAGTGAGTTTCAGACACCAAACAAACACGTTTGTTTAGGTGTAGTTATAGCTTGAGTTGCTCTGAAATTGATGTTCCATGGCTTTTGCTGTGTTCTCTAGCCTTTATGCTTCTGCTTGTATACTGTTAAaagttttctttaagaggaaattATTACATGGGTTTTAACCTTTTGTAGTGATAACCTCTTTTGAGAGTCTCATCTTTGAGATGGAAATTAGGGAAATAAAGTTCTTAATCAGACTTGTTGCCAAGGACTCTGCATAGCTCTAATTTTGCAAGATTCAGCCACACCTCATGGGAATACTTTGAAAGCAGGAACAAGGATGTTCTAGATTTGTTGTGACTGAAGTAACCATTGCATGCTGAGTTAAATTTATTTAGGAATTTTTAGTTCTAATTTATCTAATTTATCTAATTTAGTTCTAATTTATCTAATTTATCTAACACCTTCTCCTTCCAATTTGAATGCTACATCGAAGTCTTAACAGGTCTTGGCTGAATTGGGTAGGATCAGtgtgagggagaaagagggaattgCCAGTATTCCAGTAGATATGAAATGTGTATTTACTCAAGTTTTGcaactccctcctttccttctgccTACTAAAGTAATTATTTACTAATTTCACTCTTGAAGGAAGCAACAAATACTTCAAATAGTTCTCTTGCTACAAGAAAGTATGTAAAAAGTATGCAGTTTTCAGAATATTGCAGTTCAGAGTGTAGTCTATAGAATTTTTTGCATGTGTTAAGTGTGTTGTTTTTGCAAAGAAATTTGTTTCCTGCTCGGGAAATTCTCTATACTGAACTGTTTCATATGCAGAAAATGATGTGTAGAAACAGTGTTTAATACACACAGAAACAGACAGGAATTTAATGCAGAATAAGTCCCCAATTGTGAAGATGGCTAAGGATTCTCACCAGGGTTTCTGCAGTACTCAAGCACATTTCCaacccattttaaaatatttttgaatatcatTTGAATCTATACCCTATCTTGTTTACTTGAAAACCTG encodes:
- the LOC132771568 gene encoding interleukin-1 receptor type 1 isoform X2, coding for MRSLPSNYSLTWYINGVDIPITTNNFSRIHQRGDLLWFVPTILEDTGRYQCVINHATKRNKDIEVVQNDDGLCFNSKTTYPQKVALSKNRPLTCPDLDDFEDEDSSLVLQWYKACSPRLLKGDRYWASGKSLIITNVTKNDEGTYICRANYTYMGKQYYVSRAIHLTTYDPPPVGPIEILYPKNNSIEVELGSSIAINCTASRGLSQDVFIEWNFSGEQPEDYLSTYEKYKTKLPEKWISVVRFNISKMKSNNYGRYSCVAESFGTDQRVAYVMLHQPAPNFQGYLIGGLVSALFVILAALLTCKFFKVDIVLWYRESYQTVFRERVSDGKLYDAYVLYPRCLTNCAYSSDIFVLKALPEVLEKQCGYKLFIFGRDDLPGQAVVTVVDETIKQSRRVIIVLVPGSSPYSIQEASTEHEIAVYGALIRDGIKVILIELAKIKDYSNMAESIKYLKKKHGVLTWQGDFSAKSQMATTRFWKNVRYQMPTNKISPSLDLHFWPVMFNSSQISEG
- the LOC132771568 gene encoding interleukin-1 receptor type 1 isoform X1, whose amino-acid sequence is MISALWWACWISLAYSSLSFCVAFPTYVPVGEPYVIRCPMRSLPSNYSLTWYINGVDIPITTNNFSRIHQRGDLLWFVPTILEDTGRYQCVINHATKRNKDIEVVQNDDGLCFNSKTTYPQKVALSKNRPLTCPDLDDFEDEDSSLVLQWYKACSPRLLKGDRYWASGKSLIITNVTKNDEGTYICRANYTYMGKQYYVSRAIHLTTYDPPPVGPIEILYPKNNSIEVELGSSIAINCTASRGLSQDVFIEWNFSGEQPEDYLSTYEKYKTKLPEKWISVVRFNISKMKSNNYGRYSCVAESFGTDQRVAYVMLHQPAPNFQGYLIGGLVSALFVILAALLTCKFFKVDIVLWYRESYQTVFRERVSDGKLYDAYVLYPRCLTNCAYSSDIFVLKALPEVLEKQCGYKLFIFGRDDLPGQAVVTVVDETIKQSRRVIIVLVPGSSPYSIQEASTEHEIAVYGALIRDGIKVILIELAKIKDYSNMAESIKYLKKKHGVLTWQGDFSAKSQMATTRFWKNVRYQMPTNKISPSLDLHFWPVMFNSSQISEG